A single window of Aphidius gifuensis isolate YNYX2018 linkage group LG1, ASM1490517v1, whole genome shotgun sequence DNA harbors:
- the LOC122847586 gene encoding uncharacterized protein DDB_G0290685-like isoform X1 has product MVDSMESRLVAQALNYHGQQLQKVWEGERNENELAMLNLKDPNFEIYQQRQKTLSFGDRGKRLKLQQFIAKKADTLYDKTNLDKTNQSINLETGDEEFYATMPGLDSFVVMEKSQRIRNFLESLIVGDVIYAQVMGKSTAGLLLKIICNCSDCPRVVIDLAIKALILNTATVPAVDKKGVTRTYMTNDFVCVAVSEVNVEAERVVAVMNIPPREGQVFHPPLGLIHIEDLPDAYKKAMDNKGQSYDKILESSSGFNNPNNIKYLCDLLGLGNENHSNMVGLRERFPPNEFASELRQVQASKWAFRSVADGIDHFKAGRHTEAFQCLNKALVVDPKNVEGLVARGALYANSGSFKKAIEDFETALKLNQTHANARKYMAETLVALGRSYEDEKKFEEAQKSYENCLAIAPHHKEARNSIEYIKAKMTNPTTISPLEPFKPFETEVKPIEAKKEKKKRKKERKSRSKKRQRWSSSSDSTSSGSSSSSSSDSSSSSSSGSSTRSTSRSPSRKRKHKKDHRPSLSPLSKRMNQCNPPAASSNSQDGMSTSAFNSAGNSSSKDKTNDYDMKVMKFLEQTKDDSDYEDKVRRFLEETARWKKEKEKKIPDIDKSKKKKKKDKKTKDKEDKKSRKKKKKEERKKRKSKDKLERDLEALDRSSPDLEQLESKLSAYHAKVEKKTVLNSRFNSHFNKMPSPPDHSSADKFSDNSRHDDYMRREREKERERDDASKSYHERDTRMQQMPPQQRKVFYPDVQRKPMDDMFDHHSMVQHQDDKMPPLDTATLNAKWRAAQAARQNEPAPVGKWQNLHPESKQQSLTDDEMDVKLQRPMSMDKSFGIRKQQHREQQQQQDKRLGPLPPSSPPPPLSPNDTLLKQNTMIKYPTPQAQNKFQSYKDTSSSSTITRSQSPNKYTSSLGGKFQPIGQNNPPEPPGPCPPSKRSKGDRSDSESNDDDDNDDDQNITGDDNNDRRRLSRRRDDSRNSGNGKRLSRERQTRRSRTRSKSGSRSSSGSRSRSVRRSRSRTYSNRRSGSYERKYSRSQSGTYSRSRSRSRSRSYTRSRSRSRSNDRGHYRKRQFRPYNNRGTYYKPRFQGFNHQNHRGGNQNSFQNRNRFYNNNNSNNNQHNNRFNNRNRGNYNNNRGGGGGGQNRGRMNNRGGRYFHNNKPGFRDYRDSRRDFRDRRGGSRDRYSDRSYSPDPMRKVDEAKEKINKMLEGEDGGGGSGVGGAGSERIEQVMPPLPPNKRHDGPLSEGEERDDDDYERWTEADNQDTSKMKEQLTGIISDGRDNFIERMKQRSKNVLIQREAAARHWQII; this is encoded by the exons ATGGTGGATTCAATGGAGTCACGTCTTGTTGCACAAGCATTGAATTATCATGGACAACAATTGCAGAAAGTCTGGGAAGGTGAAAGAAATGAGAATGAGCTTGCAATGCTTAATCTTAAAGATccaaattttgaaatatatcaacaaagacaaaaaactcttag CTTTGGTGACAGAGGAAAACGTTTAAAACTTCAGCAATTTATTGCTAAAAAAGCTGACACACTTTATGACAAAACAAATTTGGACAAAacaaatcaatcaatcaatctgGAAACTGGAGATGAAG AATTTTATGCTACAATGCCTGGACTTGATTCATTTGTAGTCATGGAAAAAAGCCAACGCATCAGAAATTTTCTTGAg agtTTAATTGTTGGAGATGTTATTTATGCTCAAGTTATGGGAAAAAGTACAGCTGGattgcttttaaaaattatttgtaattgcAGTGATTGTCCAAGAGTCGTCATTGATCTTGCTatcaag gctttgatattaaatacaGCAACAGTTCCAGCAGTTGACAAGAAAGGTGTTACAAGAACATACATGACAAATGATTTTGTTTGTGTTGCTGTTAGTGAAGTTAACGTTGAAGCTGAACGTGTTGTTGCTGTTATGAATATACCACCTCGTGAAGGACAAGTATTTCACCCACCATTGGGATTAATTCATATTGAAGATCTACCAGATGCATACAA AAAAGCAATGGACAACAAGGGTCAAAGTTATGATAAAATCTTGGAGAGTAGTTCTGGCTTCAATAATCCCAATAACATTAAATATCTTTGTGATTTATTGGGACTTGGAAATGAAAATCATTCAAACATGGTTGGTTTGAG agAAAGATTTCCACCAAATGAATTTGCTTCTGAATTACGACAAGTACAAGCTAGTAAATGGGCATTTAGAAGTGTTGCTGATGGAATTGATCATTTTAAAGCTGGTCGTCATACTGAAGCATTTCAGTGTCTTAATAAAGCACTTGTTGTTGATCCAAAAAATGTTGAGGGTCTTGTTGCACGTGGTGCACT aTATGCAAACAGTGGtagttttaaaaaagcaattgaagattttgaaacagcattaaaattaaatcaaacacATGCAAATGCTAGAAAATATATGGCTGAAACATTAGTTGCACTTGGTAGAAGTTATGAGGATGAAAAGAAATTTGAAGAAGCACAAAAATCATATGAAAATTGTCTTGCAATAGCACCACATCATAAAGAAGCaagaaattcaattgaatatataaaagctAAAATGACAAATCCAACAACAATAAGTCCATTAGAGCCATTTAAACCATTTGAAACTGAAGTTAAACCAATTGAagctaaaaaagaaaagaaaaaacgtaaaaaagaaagaaaatcaaGATCTAAAAAACGTCAAAGATGGAGTTCAAGTTCTGATTCAACATCATCTGGTTCATCAAGTTCATCAAGTTCAGATTCAAGtagttcatcatcatctggaAGTTCAACAAGATCAACATCAAGATCACCAAGTCGTAAACGTAAACATAAAAAAGATCATCGTCCATCATTGAGTCCATTAAGTAAAAGAATGAATCAATGTAATCCACCTGCAGCATCATCAAATTCTCAAGATGGTATGTCAACATCAGCATTTAATTCAGCTggtaattcatcatcaaaagataaaacaaatgattatgATATGAAAGTTATGAAATTTCTTGAACAAACTAAAGATGATTCTGATTATGAAGACAAG GTTCGAAGATTTTTAGAAGAAACAGCAAgatggaaaaaagaaaaagaaaaaaaaatacctgatattgataaatctaaaaaaaagaaaaaaaaagataaaaaaactaaagataaagaagataaaaaatcacgtaaaaagaaaaaaaaagaagaacgTAAAAAACGTAAAAGTAAAGATAAACTTGAACGTGATTTAGAGGCATTAGATAGATCATCACCTGATTTAGAACAATTGGAATCAAAATTAAGTGCTTATCAtgcaaaagttgaaaaaaaaactgttttaaaTAG taGGTTTAAtagtcattttaataaaatgccTTCTCCCCCTGATCACAGTAGTGCAGATAAATTTTCTGACAATTCACGTCATGATGATTACATGAGACgtgaaagagaaaaagaaagagaaagagaTGATGCCAGTAAATCATATCATGAACGTGATACAAGAATGCAGCAAATGCCACCTCAACAAAGAAaag tattttatcCAGATGTACAACGTAAACCAATGGATGACATGTTTGATCATCATTCAATGGTACAACATCAAGATGATAAAATGCCACCTCTTGATACAGCAACATTAAATGCAAAATGGCGTGCAGCACAAGCAGCACGTCAAAATGAACCAGCACCAGTTGGTAAATGGCAAAATTTACATCCAGAAAGTAAACAACAATCATTAACAGATGATGAAATGGATGTTAAGCTACAACGTCCAATGTCAATGGATAAATCATTTGGTATACGTAAACAACAACATcgtgaacaacaacaacaacaagataaACGTTTAGGACCACtaccaccatcatcaccaccaccacctctaTCACCAAATGAtacattattaaaacaaaatacaatgatTAAATATCCAACACCACAagcacaaaataaatttcaatcatATAAagatacatcatcatcatcaacaataacaagaTCACAAAGtccaaataaatatacttcaAGTTTAGGTGGTAAATTTCAACCAATTGGACAAAATAATCCACCAGAACCACCAGGTCCATGTCCACCATCAAAAAGAAGTAAAGGTGATAGAAGTGATAGTGAaagtaatgatgatgatgataatgatgatgatcaaaATATTActggtgatgataataatgatagacGTAGATTATCAAGACGTCGTGATGATTCACGTAATTCTGGTAATGGTAAAAGATTAAGTAGAGAACGTCAAACACGTCGTTCACGTACAAGATCAAAATCAGGTTCACGTAGTTCAAGTGGTTCAAGATCACGTTCAGTACGTCGTTCACGTTCACGTACATATTCAAATCGTAGATCTGGTAGttatgaaagaaaatatagtCGTTCACAATCAGGTACATATAGTAGATCACGTTCACGTTCAAGATCACGTTCATATACAAGAAGTCGTAGTCGTAGTAGATCAAATGATCGTGGTCATTATCGTAAACGTCAATTTAGACCATATAATAATCGTGGTACATATTATAAACCACGTTTTCAAGgttttaatcatcaaaatcatcGTGGTGGAAATCAAAATAGTTTTCAAAATCGTAATcgtttttacaataataataatagcaataataatcaacataatAATCGTTTTAATAATCGTAATCGTggtaattacaataataatagaggTGGAGGTGGTGGAGGACAAAATCGTGGAAGAATGAATAATCGTGGTGGACGATATTTCCATAATAATAAACCAGGTTTTCGTGATTATCGTGATAGTAGACGTGATTTTCGTGATAGAAGAGGTGGATCAAGAGATCGTTACAGTGACAGAAGTTATTCACCAGATCCAATGAGAAAGGTTGATGAggccaaagaaaaaattaataaaatgttggAAGGTGAAGATGGTGGTGGAGGTAGTGGAGTAGGAGGAGCTGGTAGTGAAAGAATTGAACAAGTTATGCCACCATTACCACCAAATAAAAGGCATGATGGACCATTGAGTGAGGGTGAAGAaagagatgatgatgattacgAGAGATGGACCGAAGCAGATAATCAGGATACTTCTAAG ATGAAAGAGCAACTCACGGGGATAATCTCAGATGGAAGAGATAATTTCATTGAAAGGATGAAACAACGAAGCAAAAATGTATTAATCCAGAGAGAAGCTGCGGCTAGACATTGGCAAATTATCTGA
- the LOC122847586 gene encoding tetratricopeptide repeat protein 14 homolog isoform X3, with translation MVDSMESRLVAQALNYHGQQLQKVWEGERNENELAMLNLKDPNFEIYQQRQKTLSFGDRGKRLKLQQFIAKKADTLYDKTNLDKTNQSINLETGDEEFYATMPGLDSFVVMEKSQRIRNFLESLIVGDVIYAQVMGKSTAGLLLKIICNCSDCPRVVIDLAIKALILNTATVPAVDKKGVTRTYMTNDFVCVAVSEVNVEAERVVAVMNIPPREGQVFHPPLGLIHIEDLPDAYKKAMDNKGQSYDKILESSSGFNNPNNIKYLCDLLGLGNENHSNMVGLRERFPPNEFASELRQVQASKWAFRSVADGIDHFKAGRHTEAFQCLNKALVVDPKNVEGLVARGALYANSGSFKKAIEDFETALKLNQTHANARKYMAETLVALGRSYEDEKKFEEAQKSYENCLAIAPHHKEARNSIEYIKAKMTNPTTISPLEPFKPFETEVKPIEAKKEKKKRKKERKSRSKKRQRWSSSSDSTSSGSSSSSSSDSSSSSSSGSSTRSTSRSPSRKRKHKKDHRPSLSPLSKRMNQCNPPAASSNSQDGMSTSAFNSAGNSSSKDKTNDYDMKVMKFLEQTKDDSDYEDKVRRFLEETARWKKEKEKKIPDIDKSKKKKKKDKKTKDKEDKKSRKKKKKEERKKRKSKDKLERDLEALDRSSPDLEQLESKLSAYHAKVEKKTVLNSSADKFSDNSRHDDYMRREREKERERDDASKSYHERDTRMQQMPPQQRKVFYPDVQRKPMDDMFDHHSMVQHQDDKMPPLDTATLNAKWRAAQAARQNEPAPVGKWQNLHPESKQQSLTDDEMDVKLQRPMSMDKSFGIRKQQHREQQQQQDKRLGPLPPSSPPPPLSPNDTLLKQNTMIKYPTPQAQNKFQSYKDTSSSSTITRSQSPNKYTSSLGGKFQPIGQNNPPEPPGPCPPSKRSKGDRSDSESNDDDDNDDDQNITGDDNNDRRRLSRRRDDSRNSGNGKRLSRERQTRRSRTRSKSGSRSSSGSRSRSVRRSRSRTYSNRRSGSYERKYSRSQSGTYSRSRSRSRSRSYTRSRSRSRSNDRGHYRKRQFRPYNNRGTYYKPRFQGFNHQNHRGGNQNSFQNRNRFYNNNNSNNNQHNNRFNNRNRGNYNNNRGGGGGGQNRGRMNNRGGRYFHNNKPGFRDYRDSRRDFRDRRGGSRDRYSDRSYSPDPMRKVDEAKEKINKMLEGEDGGGGSGVGGAGSERIEQVMPPLPPNKRHDGPLSEGEERDDDDYERWTEADNQDTSKMKEQLTGIISDGRDNFIERMKQRSKNVLIQREAAARHWQII, from the exons ATGGTGGATTCAATGGAGTCACGTCTTGTTGCACAAGCATTGAATTATCATGGACAACAATTGCAGAAAGTCTGGGAAGGTGAAAGAAATGAGAATGAGCTTGCAATGCTTAATCTTAAAGATccaaattttgaaatatatcaacaaagacaaaaaactcttag CTTTGGTGACAGAGGAAAACGTTTAAAACTTCAGCAATTTATTGCTAAAAAAGCTGACACACTTTATGACAAAACAAATTTGGACAAAacaaatcaatcaatcaatctgGAAACTGGAGATGAAG AATTTTATGCTACAATGCCTGGACTTGATTCATTTGTAGTCATGGAAAAAAGCCAACGCATCAGAAATTTTCTTGAg agtTTAATTGTTGGAGATGTTATTTATGCTCAAGTTATGGGAAAAAGTACAGCTGGattgcttttaaaaattatttgtaattgcAGTGATTGTCCAAGAGTCGTCATTGATCTTGCTatcaag gctttgatattaaatacaGCAACAGTTCCAGCAGTTGACAAGAAAGGTGTTACAAGAACATACATGACAAATGATTTTGTTTGTGTTGCTGTTAGTGAAGTTAACGTTGAAGCTGAACGTGTTGTTGCTGTTATGAATATACCACCTCGTGAAGGACAAGTATTTCACCCACCATTGGGATTAATTCATATTGAAGATCTACCAGATGCATACAA AAAAGCAATGGACAACAAGGGTCAAAGTTATGATAAAATCTTGGAGAGTAGTTCTGGCTTCAATAATCCCAATAACATTAAATATCTTTGTGATTTATTGGGACTTGGAAATGAAAATCATTCAAACATGGTTGGTTTGAG agAAAGATTTCCACCAAATGAATTTGCTTCTGAATTACGACAAGTACAAGCTAGTAAATGGGCATTTAGAAGTGTTGCTGATGGAATTGATCATTTTAAAGCTGGTCGTCATACTGAAGCATTTCAGTGTCTTAATAAAGCACTTGTTGTTGATCCAAAAAATGTTGAGGGTCTTGTTGCACGTGGTGCACT aTATGCAAACAGTGGtagttttaaaaaagcaattgaagattttgaaacagcattaaaattaaatcaaacacATGCAAATGCTAGAAAATATATGGCTGAAACATTAGTTGCACTTGGTAGAAGTTATGAGGATGAAAAGAAATTTGAAGAAGCACAAAAATCATATGAAAATTGTCTTGCAATAGCACCACATCATAAAGAAGCaagaaattcaattgaatatataaaagctAAAATGACAAATCCAACAACAATAAGTCCATTAGAGCCATTTAAACCATTTGAAACTGAAGTTAAACCAATTGAagctaaaaaagaaaagaaaaaacgtaaaaaagaaagaaaatcaaGATCTAAAAAACGTCAAAGATGGAGTTCAAGTTCTGATTCAACATCATCTGGTTCATCAAGTTCATCAAGTTCAGATTCAAGtagttcatcatcatctggaAGTTCAACAAGATCAACATCAAGATCACCAAGTCGTAAACGTAAACATAAAAAAGATCATCGTCCATCATTGAGTCCATTAAGTAAAAGAATGAATCAATGTAATCCACCTGCAGCATCATCAAATTCTCAAGATGGTATGTCAACATCAGCATTTAATTCAGCTggtaattcatcatcaaaagataaaacaaatgattatgATATGAAAGTTATGAAATTTCTTGAACAAACTAAAGATGATTCTGATTATGAAGACAAG GTTCGAAGATTTTTAGAAGAAACAGCAAgatggaaaaaagaaaaagaaaaaaaaatacctgatattgataaatctaaaaaaaagaaaaaaaaagataaaaaaactaaagataaagaagataaaaaatcacgtaaaaagaaaaaaaaagaagaacgTAAAAAACGTAAAAGTAAAGATAAACTTGAACGTGATTTAGAGGCATTAGATAGATCATCACCTGATTTAGAACAATTGGAATCAAAATTAAGTGCTTATCAtgcaaaagttgaaaaaaaaactgttttaaaTAG TAGTGCAGATAAATTTTCTGACAATTCACGTCATGATGATTACATGAGACgtgaaagagaaaaagaaagagaaagagaTGATGCCAGTAAATCATATCATGAACGTGATACAAGAATGCAGCAAATGCCACCTCAACAAAGAAaag tattttatcCAGATGTACAACGTAAACCAATGGATGACATGTTTGATCATCATTCAATGGTACAACATCAAGATGATAAAATGCCACCTCTTGATACAGCAACATTAAATGCAAAATGGCGTGCAGCACAAGCAGCACGTCAAAATGAACCAGCACCAGTTGGTAAATGGCAAAATTTACATCCAGAAAGTAAACAACAATCATTAACAGATGATGAAATGGATGTTAAGCTACAACGTCCAATGTCAATGGATAAATCATTTGGTATACGTAAACAACAACATcgtgaacaacaacaacaacaagataaACGTTTAGGACCACtaccaccatcatcaccaccaccacctctaTCACCAAATGAtacattattaaaacaaaatacaatgatTAAATATCCAACACCACAagcacaaaataaatttcaatcatATAAagatacatcatcatcatcaacaataacaagaTCACAAAGtccaaataaatatacttcaAGTTTAGGTGGTAAATTTCAACCAATTGGACAAAATAATCCACCAGAACCACCAGGTCCATGTCCACCATCAAAAAGAAGTAAAGGTGATAGAAGTGATAGTGAaagtaatgatgatgatgataatgatgatgatcaaaATATTActggtgatgataataatgatagacGTAGATTATCAAGACGTCGTGATGATTCACGTAATTCTGGTAATGGTAAAAGATTAAGTAGAGAACGTCAAACACGTCGTTCACGTACAAGATCAAAATCAGGTTCACGTAGTTCAAGTGGTTCAAGATCACGTTCAGTACGTCGTTCACGTTCACGTACATATTCAAATCGTAGATCTGGTAGttatgaaagaaaatatagtCGTTCACAATCAGGTACATATAGTAGATCACGTTCACGTTCAAGATCACGTTCATATACAAGAAGTCGTAGTCGTAGTAGATCAAATGATCGTGGTCATTATCGTAAACGTCAATTTAGACCATATAATAATCGTGGTACATATTATAAACCACGTTTTCAAGgttttaatcatcaaaatcatcGTGGTGGAAATCAAAATAGTTTTCAAAATCGTAATcgtttttacaataataataatagcaataataatcaacataatAATCGTTTTAATAATCGTAATCGTggtaattacaataataatagaggTGGAGGTGGTGGAGGACAAAATCGTGGAAGAATGAATAATCGTGGTGGACGATATTTCCATAATAATAAACCAGGTTTTCGTGATTATCGTGATAGTAGACGTGATTTTCGTGATAGAAGAGGTGGATCAAGAGATCGTTACAGTGACAGAAGTTATTCACCAGATCCAATGAGAAAGGTTGATGAggccaaagaaaaaattaataaaatgttggAAGGTGAAGATGGTGGTGGAGGTAGTGGAGTAGGAGGAGCTGGTAGTGAAAGAATTGAACAAGTTATGCCACCATTACCACCAAATAAAAGGCATGATGGACCATTGAGTGAGGGTGAAGAaagagatgatgatgattacgAGAGATGGACCGAAGCAGATAATCAGGATACTTCTAAG ATGAAAGAGCAACTCACGGGGATAATCTCAGATGGAAGAGATAATTTCATTGAAAGGATGAAACAACGAAGCAAAAATGTATTAATCCAGAGAGAAGCTGCGGCTAGACATTGGCAAATTATCTGA